The Pelagibius sp. CAU 1746 genomic sequence CCACTCCGGTGACCACCACCACTACGACGACTGCTCCGAACTAGGCGCGAGACCCCATGGACGTTACGAAAGGCCGTCCCTCTGGGCGGCCTTTCTCCTTAGGGGGGCTCCCAGGCGGAAAACAATCAGGCGAAAGCGAAGGAAGCTTATTCGCGCTCCTGGCGGCGCGCTGGCTGGCTGCGGCTTGCGGGCCGGCCGCCGGCCAACCATGTGAAGAGCATCCGGAAGTCGCTGATGAAGGACCACCAGGGGTGGGTGAAGGTGGCCGGCCGGTTGCGCTCGACGAAGGCGTGGGCGGCCCAGGCGAAGGCGTAGCCGCAGATCAGCCCGGCCGCCGCCAGACGCCAGTCGCCGGCGGCGACGGCTCCGGCGAGCAGGAAGAGGCCGAGGCAGGTGCCGGCGTAGTGCAGGGCGCGGGTCGCCGCGCGGCGGTGTTCGCCCAGATAGCGCGGCCAAAACTCGCGGTAGCTGCCGGAGCGGACGGAGGAGCTTCGAGTCATCTCGGGGCCAAGGGTTTCAGAGCCGGCTGACGCCGGAGAAGCATAACAGCTGAAAATGCGAAAGGCATGAATAGGTAAGAGGACATGGGATACAAAGTAGCAGTAGTGGGCGCGACGGGCGCCGTCGGCCGCGAGATGATGAAGACGCTGGCCGAACGCGATTTCCCCATCGACGACATCGTGGCCCTGGCCTCCGAGCGCTCGGTGGGCAGCGAGGTCTCCTTCGGCGAGGACGATACCGTCAAGGTGCAGAACCTGGCGACCTACGACTTCAAGGGCACCGACCTGGTGTTCTCCTCGCCCGGCGCCAAGATCTCCGCCGAGTATTCGCCCAAGGCCGGCAAGGCCGGGGCCGTGGTCATCGACAACACCTCGCAGTTCCGCATGGACCCGGACGTGCCGCTGGTGGTGCCGGAGGTGAATCCCCAGGCCCTGGCCGGCTATGCCAAGAAGAACATCATCGCCAACCCCAACTGCTCGACCATCCAGATGATGGTGGCGCTGAAGCCGCTGCATGACCTGGCCAAGATCAAGCGCGTCGTGGTTGCCACCTACCAGTCGGTCTCGGGCGCCGGCAAG encodes the following:
- a CDS encoding DUF962 domain-containing protein; protein product: MTRSSSVRSGSYREFWPRYLGEHRRAATRALHYAGTCLGLFLLAGAVAAGDWRLAAAGLICGYAFAWAAHAFVERNRPATFTHPWWSFISDFRMLFTWLAGGRPASRSQPARRQERE